The following are encoded together in the Emcibacter sp. SYSU 3D8 genome:
- a CDS encoding nitronate monooxygenase gives MGLKTPLCEMLGIEHPVMLAGMGGVSYAELCAAVSEAGGFGSLGMASVPPDGIRDQMRRVKDLTDKPFGVDLLAAIPDSLTRSVDIIIEEGAKAFISGLGVPSSILQVLHEAGIVVIQMCGAVKHAVKGEQAGIDIVIGQGTEGGGHTGQVAGMALIPQMVEAVNIPVVAAGAITDGRGLAAALAMGAQGVWIGTRFIASREAHAAMGYKQAIIDAADIDTVISRSYSGKPMRVIRNEWTTDWESRPQDIRPFGEQGRASRDAGVMRPLMGDTSAYDPSRDATAAGQGAGAIHDIPAAGDIVREVVAEAEATIARLSGIAAGRYAPSPRQGTRSA, from the coding sequence ATGGGGCTGAAGACGCCGTTGTGCGAAATGCTGGGTATCGAACATCCGGTGATGCTGGCGGGCATGGGCGGCGTTTCCTACGCCGAATTATGCGCCGCGGTTTCCGAGGCGGGCGGTTTCGGCTCGCTGGGCATGGCGTCGGTGCCGCCTGACGGCATTCGCGATCAGATGCGCCGGGTAAAGGACCTGACCGACAAGCCCTTCGGCGTCGACCTGCTGGCCGCCATTCCGGACTCGCTGACCCGCTCGGTCGACATCATCATCGAGGAAGGCGCCAAGGCGTTCATCTCGGGCCTGGGGGTGCCCTCCTCGATCCTCCAGGTGCTGCACGAGGCCGGCATCGTCGTCATCCAGATGTGCGGCGCGGTCAAGCATGCGGTCAAGGGCGAGCAGGCCGGCATCGACATTGTCATCGGCCAGGGCACGGAAGGCGGCGGCCACACCGGCCAGGTCGCCGGCATGGCGCTGATCCCGCAGATGGTCGAGGCGGTGAACATCCCGGTGGTCGCCGCCGGCGCCATCACCGACGGGCGCGGCCTGGCGGCGGCGCTGGCGATGGGCGCGCAGGGCGTGTGGATCGGCACCCGCTTCATCGCCTCGCGCGAGGCGCATGCCGCCATGGGCTACAAGCAGGCGATCATCGACGCCGCCGACATCGACACGGTCATCTCGCGCTCCTATTCGGGCAAACCCATGCGGGTGATCCGGAACGAGTGGACCACCGACTGGGAGTCCCGCCCGCAAGACATCAGGCCATTCGGCGAACAGGGCCGCGCCTCGCGCGACGCGGGCGTCATGCGCCCGCTGATGGGCGACACCAGCGCCTATGACCCCAGCCGCGACGCCACCGCCGCCGGCCAGGGCGCCGGCGCCATCCACGACATCCCGGCGGCGGGCGATATCGTCCGCGAGGTGGTCGCCGAAGCCGAAGCCACCATCGCCCGGTTATCCGGCATCGCCGCCGGCCGCTATGCGCCGTCGCCCCGCCAAGGCACCCGGTCCGCCTGA
- a CDS encoding MaoC/PaaZ C-terminal domain-containing protein — MAFTYDEIKARTAKGEYSYGDRETMLYALGLGMGRAPLDPQELQYTYEKNLKTVPTMAALFGARGNLLEGVNYTMVVHGEQRITLHQPLPWKADLLVEARVAEALDKGAGKGAVIYMETKTRLKDTGAPVSTSMSSIFARGDGGFGGPNGPAPAETHQIPDRKPDATCELATREDQALLYRLSGDRNPLHCDPDVATAAGFPKPILHGLCTYGVSCRAVLQTICNYDHTRITAFDARFSSPVYPGETVIVDMWVDGNVVSYRSRLKERDVMVINNGRCVLKD; from the coding sequence ATGGCTTTCACATACGACGAGATCAAGGCGCGCACGGCGAAGGGCGAATATTCCTACGGCGACCGGGAAACCATGCTGTATGCGCTGGGCCTGGGGATGGGGCGCGCGCCGCTCGACCCGCAGGAGTTGCAATATACCTACGAGAAGAACCTGAAGACCGTGCCGACGATGGCGGCGCTGTTCGGAGCCCGCGGCAACCTGCTGGAAGGTGTCAACTACACCATGGTGGTGCATGGCGAGCAGCGGATCACCCTGCACCAGCCGCTGCCCTGGAAGGCCGACCTGCTGGTCGAGGCACGCGTCGCCGAGGCGCTCGACAAGGGCGCCGGCAAGGGCGCCGTGATCTACATGGAAACCAAGACCCGGCTGAAGGACACGGGCGCGCCGGTGTCCACGTCGATGTCGAGCATCTTCGCGCGCGGCGACGGCGGCTTCGGCGGCCCGAACGGCCCGGCGCCGGCCGAGACCCACCAGATCCCGGACCGCAAGCCGGACGCCACCTGCGAGCTGGCGACCCGCGAGGACCAGGCGCTGCTGTACCGCCTGTCGGGCGACCGCAATCCGCTGCACTGCGACCCGGACGTGGCGACGGCGGCGGGCTTCCCGAAACCGATCCTGCACGGCCTGTGCACCTATGGCGTGTCGTGCCGGGCGGTGCTGCAGACCATCTGCAATTACGATCACACCCGGATCACGGCGTTCGATGCCCGGTTTTCGTCGCCGGTCTATCCGGGCGAGACGGTGATCGTCGACATGTGGGTCGATGGCAACGTGGTCTCGTATCGCAGCCGGCTGAAGGAGCGGGACGTGATGGTGATCAATAACGGCCGCTGCGTGCTGAAGGACTGA
- a CDS encoding VOC family protein has protein sequence MSRIFGPVIQQGYVVPNMREATRHWIDIGVGPFYVDEHLKLPGLYYGKQYEFELSPAFTYSGDQQIELIQPHGDAPSIYKDYLKRVPDGGLQHIAVWADEPDDVVSKLQAGGRRFEVTQSYIDITRTDRNRHVYLDSIDHPGTMVQLMMHDPLYIELFGMIKYAADTWDGTDPIRPIGILLEKLLAGTGADWKHGDSD, from the coding sequence ATGAGCCGGATTTTCGGGCCTGTGATCCAGCAGGGCTATGTTGTTCCCAACATGCGCGAAGCCACCAGGCACTGGATCGACATCGGCGTCGGACCATTCTATGTGGACGAGCATCTGAAGCTGCCCGGCCTGTATTACGGCAAGCAATACGAGTTCGAACTGTCCCCCGCCTTCACCTATTCGGGCGACCAGCAGATCGAGCTGATCCAGCCTCATGGCGACGCGCCGAGCATCTACAAGGACTACCTGAAACGGGTGCCGGACGGCGGCCTTCAGCACATCGCCGTATGGGCCGACGAACCGGACGACGTGGTGAGCAAGCTGCAGGCCGGGGGTCGCCGCTTCGAGGTGACCCAGTCCTACATCGATATCACGCGGACCGACCGCAACCGGCATGTCTACCTGGATTCGATCGACCATCCGGGCACCATGGTCCAGCTGATGATGCACGATCCGCTCTACATCGAGCTGTTCGGCATGATCAAGTACGCGGCCGATACCTGGGATGGCACTGATCCAATCCGGCCCATCGGTATCCTGCTCGAAAAGCTGCTGGCGGGGACCGGCGCCGACTGGAAGCACGGCGACAGTGACTGA
- a CDS encoding LemA family protein translates to MLYALIAVGVLVLVFYMLYVKLITRRNNAREALSTIDVQLRQRHDLIPNVVTLAQKFMTHERELLESVVAARTQAQQPYRSDDPNAVREHLKAEQQLSMGLGRLLAIAENYPELRSSETIVTAQRTLNEVEGHIAAARRFYNSSVTDLNNAVEIFPSSLVAGMVGVQKMPFYEVEDAAARAPVNVADHMK, encoded by the coding sequence ATGCTCTATGCTTTGATCGCCGTCGGCGTGCTCGTGCTTGTGTTCTACATGCTCTACGTGAAGCTGATCACGCGGCGCAACAATGCGCGCGAGGCGCTCTCGACCATCGACGTCCAGCTCCGCCAGCGCCATGACCTGATCCCCAACGTGGTGACGCTGGCGCAGAAGTTCATGACCCACGAACGCGAGTTGCTGGAAAGCGTCGTTGCCGCCAGGACCCAGGCGCAGCAGCCTTACAGGTCGGACGACCCCAACGCGGTGCGCGAGCATCTCAAGGCCGAACAGCAGCTTTCCATGGGCCTGGGCCGCCTGCTCGCCATTGCCGAGAACTACCCGGAACTGCGGTCGTCCGAGACCATCGTCACCGCCCAGCGGACCCTGAACGAGGTCGAGGGGCATATCGCCGCCGCCCGGCGCTTCTACAATTCGTCGGTCACCGACCTGAACAATGCGGTGGAGATCTTTCCGTCCAGCCTCGTCGCCGGCATGGTCGGCGTTCAGAAAATGCCGTTCTACGAGGTCGAGGACGCGGCGGCCCGCGCGCCGGTCAATGTGGCCGACCATATGAAGTAG
- a CDS encoding MBOAT family O-acyltransferase, with protein sequence MSPHSHRGADQVLFNSNVFLFVYLPVVLVIFHLLRPRTDGRWAMGWLAAASLFFYGYWDIRFLPLLAGSITVNYLLARAIGPDRRKSVFIASLVFNLGLLAFFKYANFFVDNVEALTGFEIAMRQIVLPIGISFFTFTQIAFLVDRRQGKAAQPGIVNYTLFVTFFPHLIAGPILHHREMMSQFESPEGRKWNGGAFNAGLFLLAVGLVKKVVIADSVGAFAAARFARVAAGEQLEAMVAWLTALAYHLQIYFDFSAYCEMAMGLALLFGIRFPANFDSPYQARSIVDFWRRWHMTLSRFLRDYLYVPLGGNRHGEGQRLANLMIVMLLGGLWHGAAWTFVLWGGLHGLYLIVNHAWTRSGLKLPWSWLALVLTNLAVIVAWVPFRADSLATAASLYHSMLFLGDTGLPLEMAQVLARFGVTVDNVHFFAENSRMEFYTGIVWILGAGTIALFAPSALRLLAFQPIATDQETLEAGWAERARSRPKPFPRRRGLTFTTTLACITGLLLFVGVRLINGAPASEFLYFQF encoded by the coding sequence ATGAGCCCGCATTCGCATCGGGGGGCCGATCAGGTGCTTTTCAATTCCAACGTCTTCCTGTTCGTCTACCTGCCTGTCGTCCTCGTCATCTTCCATCTGCTGCGGCCAAGGACCGACGGGCGCTGGGCCATGGGCTGGCTGGCGGCGGCCTCGCTGTTCTTCTACGGTTATTGGGATATCCGCTTCCTGCCGTTGCTGGCCGGATCGATCACCGTCAATTATCTGCTCGCCCGCGCCATCGGGCCCGACCGGCGAAAGTCGGTCTTCATCGCCAGCCTGGTATTCAATCTGGGGCTGCTGGCGTTCTTCAAATACGCCAACTTCTTTGTCGACAACGTTGAAGCCCTGACCGGCTTCGAGATTGCCATGCGGCAGATCGTCCTGCCCATCGGCATCTCGTTCTTCACCTTCACCCAGATCGCCTTCCTGGTCGACCGCAGGCAGGGCAAGGCGGCGCAGCCCGGCATCGTCAATTACACCTTGTTCGTCACCTTCTTTCCGCACCTGATCGCGGGGCCGATCCTTCACCACCGCGAGATGATGAGCCAGTTCGAGTCTCCCGAAGGCCGCAAGTGGAATGGCGGGGCATTCAATGCCGGCCTGTTCCTGCTCGCTGTCGGCCTGGTGAAAAAGGTGGTGATCGCCGACAGCGTCGGCGCCTTCGCCGCCGCCCGCTTCGCCCGGGTGGCAGCCGGCGAGCAGCTCGAGGCCATGGTCGCGTGGCTCACCGCGCTGGCCTATCACCTGCAGATCTATTTCGACTTCTCGGCCTATTGCGAGATGGCCATGGGACTGGCGCTGCTGTTCGGCATCCGCTTTCCGGCCAATTTCGATTCGCCCTATCAGGCGCGAAGTATCGTCGACTTCTGGCGGCGCTGGCACATGACCCTCTCGCGCTTCCTGCGCGATTACCTGTATGTGCCGCTGGGCGGCAACAGGCACGGCGAAGGCCAGCGGCTGGCGAATCTGATGATCGTCATGCTGCTGGGCGGCCTGTGGCACGGCGCGGCCTGGACCTTCGTGCTCTGGGGCGGGCTGCATGGCCTGTACCTGATCGTCAATCATGCATGGACCCGAAGCGGCCTGAAACTGCCCTGGAGCTGGCTGGCGCTGGTGCTCACCAACCTCGCCGTTATCGTTGCCTGGGTGCCGTTCCGCGCCGACTCGCTGGCGACGGCGGCCTCGCTCTATCACTCCATGCTGTTCCTGGGCGACACCGGCCTGCCGCTCGAGATGGCGCAGGTCCTCGCTAGGTTCGGCGTCACTGTCGATAATGTGCATTTTTTCGCCGAGAACAGCCGCATGGAGTTCTATACCGGCATAGTCTGGATATTGGGCGCCGGAACTATCGCCCTGTTCGCGCCCAGCGCCTTGAGGTTGCTGGCGTTCCAGCCCATCGCCACTGATCAGGAAACGCTGGAGGCCGGCTGGGCAGAGCGCGCCAGGTCCAGGCCGAAGCCATTCCCACGGCGGCGTGGCCTGACCTTCACCACGACGCTGGCCTGCATCACCGGCCTGTTGCTGTTCGTAGGCGTGAGGCTGATCAATGGGGCACCCGCCTCTGAATTCCTGTACTTCCAGTTTTGA
- the dmeF gene encoding CDF family Co(II)/Ni(II) efflux transporter DmeF, which produces MHAENLDRWSHSHRFETGGEGAAERRTRIVVILTFVVMIVEIAAGLAFNSMALLADGWHMATHAGALGIAAFAYSYARRHANDPRFAFGTGKVGSLAGFASAVALAMVAALLIWESATRLTSVQVIGFDEALPIAVLGLLTNLASVAILGGHGHTADHDEHGHGHHHHDHNLRGAYLHVVADALTSVTAIAALLLGKYFGWWWVDPLMGIAGGTVILVWAYGLMRQAGGTLIDMTDAGLRQEVVDAIEGDADNKVADLHLWRVGPGHWSAIVSLVTHHPRDLEHYRALLAPVHEISHLTVEVQSCQE; this is translated from the coding sequence ATGCATGCGGAAAACCTCGACCGCTGGAGCCATTCGCACCGTTTCGAAACGGGCGGCGAGGGCGCGGCCGAACGCCGGACGCGGATCGTCGTGATCCTGACTTTCGTGGTGATGATCGTGGAGATCGCCGCCGGCCTGGCGTTCAATTCCATGGCGCTGCTGGCCGATGGCTGGCACATGGCCACCCACGCGGGCGCGCTCGGCATCGCCGCCTTCGCCTATTCCTACGCCAGGCGTCATGCCAACGATCCGCGATTCGCCTTCGGCACCGGCAAGGTCGGCTCCCTGGCCGGCTTCGCCAGCGCCGTGGCGCTCGCCATGGTAGCGGCCCTGCTGATCTGGGAGTCCGCGACTCGGCTCACATCGGTCCAGGTGATCGGCTTCGACGAAGCCCTGCCCATCGCAGTACTTGGCCTGCTGACGAACCTGGCCAGCGTGGCGATTCTCGGTGGCCACGGCCACACCGCCGACCATGACGAACATGGTCACGGCCACCACCACCATGACCACAACCTGCGCGGGGCCTATCTCCATGTGGTCGCCGACGCGCTCACCTCGGTGACCGCCATCGCCGCCCTGCTGCTGGGCAAATATTTTGGCTGGTGGTGGGTTGACCCGCTGATGGGCATCGCCGGCGGCACCGTGATCCTGGTCTGGGCGTACGGTCTGATGCGCCAGGCCGGCGGTACGCTGATCGACATGACCGATGCCGGCCTGCGCCAGGAGGTCGTCGACGCCATCGAGGGCGACGCCGACAACAAGGTCGCCGATCTGCATCTCTGGCGAGTCGGACCCGGACATTGGTCAGCCATCGTCTCGCTGGTCACCCACCATCCGCGTGATCTGGAGCACTACCGGGCGCTGCTCGCGCCCGTGCACGAGATCAGCCACCTCACCGTTGAAGTTCAGAGCTGCCAGGAATAG
- the thrS gene encoding threonine--tRNA ligase → MDDLDHRSLGSRLELFHQQDDAPGMVFWHPHGYAVYRVLEDYIRRRMRRLGYAEVRTPLVLPRVLWERSGHWEKFRDNMFLVADEGGREMALKPMSCPCHVQIFNKGLRSWRELPIRYAEFGQCHRNEPSGSMHGLMRTRGFEQDDAHVFCREEQAVEEMGRFIDLLDDVYTELGFAGYEVALATRPAERAGSDAQWDWAEARLDEAARSRGLSFSVKAGEGAFYGPKLEFILRDRLGRTWQCGTVQLDCVLPERLDASYVAPDGSRAVPVMIHHAVFGSMGRFVGVLLEHYGAALPFWLAPEQVAVAPVSDRHGDYARQVWEALDRANVRAVMRDGNETLPRRIVAAHEAGIPAMAIVGDLEAAAGTVALRRRDGSQSVMQLSDAVALLAAPAT, encoded by the coding sequence ATGGACGATCTCGATCACCGCAGCCTGGGTAGCAGGCTGGAGCTTTTTCACCAGCAGGACGACGCGCCCGGCATGGTGTTCTGGCACCCGCACGGCTATGCCGTTTACCGGGTGCTGGAGGACTACATCAGGCGCCGAATGCGACGCCTCGGCTATGCCGAGGTGCGCACACCGCTGGTGCTGCCGCGCGTTCTATGGGAGCGCAGTGGCCATTGGGAAAAGTTCCGCGACAACATGTTCCTCGTCGCCGACGAGGGCGGCCGCGAAATGGCGCTGAAGCCCATGTCATGCCCATGCCACGTCCAGATATTCAACAAGGGCCTGCGGTCATGGCGCGAGTTGCCGATCCGCTACGCCGAGTTCGGCCAGTGCCACCGCAACGAGCCGTCTGGCTCGATGCACGGCCTGATGCGCACCCGGGGCTTCGAGCAGGACGATGCCCATGTGTTCTGCCGCGAGGAGCAGGCCGTCGAGGAGATGGGCCGGTTCATCGACCTGCTGGACGATGTTTATACCGAGTTGGGTTTTGCAGGGTACGAGGTGGCGCTGGCCACTCGTCCGGCCGAGCGCGCCGGGTCCGACGCGCAGTGGGACTGGGCCGAGGCGCGGCTCGACGAGGCGGCGCGGTCGCGCGGTCTGTCGTTCTCGGTCAAAGCCGGCGAGGGCGCGTTCTACGGCCCCAAGCTTGAGTTCATCCTGCGTGACCGGCTGGGGCGGACATGGCAGTGCGGCACCGTACAACTAGATTGTGTGTTGCCCGAGCGGCTCGACGCGTCCTATGTCGCACCCGACGGCTCCCGCGCCGTGCCGGTGATGATCCATCACGCGGTGTTCGGCTCCATGGGCCGGTTCGTTGGCGTGCTGCTGGAGCATTATGGCGCGGCCCTGCCGTTCTGGCTCGCACCGGAACAGGTCGCAGTAGCGCCGGTGTCGGACCGGCACGGCGACTATGCACGGCAAGTATGGGAAGCGCTGGACCGTGCGAATGTGCGCGCGGTCATGCGGGACGGCAATGAAACCTTGCCGCGCCGTATCGTAGCCGCCCATGAAGCCGGTATTCCGGCGATGGCCATCGTCGGCGACCTGGAGGCTGCGGCGGGCACCGTCGCCCTGCGCCGGCGGGACGGCTCGCAGTCAGTAATGCAGCTGTCCGACGCCGTTGCGCTGCTTGCAGCGCCCGCTACCTGA
- a CDS encoding VOC family protein: MRYLHTMLRVGDLDSALDFFVNKLGLEELRRHEVPQGRFTLIFLAPPGQPDAQVELTYNWDPEEYGGGRNFGHLAYEVDDIYALCQSLMDKGVVINRPPRDGRMAFVRSPDNISIELLQKGQALPPAEPWASMDNTGEW, from the coding sequence ATGCGTTACCTACACACCATGCTGCGCGTCGGCGATCTGGACAGCGCGCTGGATTTTTTCGTGAACAAGCTGGGGCTGGAGGAGCTGCGCCGGCACGAGGTGCCGCAGGGCCGCTTCACGCTGATCTTTCTGGCGCCGCCTGGACAGCCCGACGCGCAGGTGGAGCTGACCTATAACTGGGATCCCGAGGAGTATGGCGGCGGCCGTAACTTCGGCCATCTGGCCTACGAGGTCGACGATATCTACGCGCTGTGCCAGAGCCTGATGGACAAGGGGGTTGTCATCAACCGCCCGCCGCGCGACGGCCGCATGGCGTTCGTCCGCTCGCCGGACAATATCTCCATCGAGCTGCTGCAGAAGGGTCAGGCGCTGCCGCCCGCCGAGCCTTGGGCCAGCATGGACAATACAGGCGAGTGGTAG
- a CDS encoding fumarylacetoacetate hydrolase family protein has protein sequence MRLLRYGPKGLEKPGIIDRHGAIRDLSGVIRDLTPSALSDGALAQLRSLDVESLPLVPGKQRVGPCVAGTGMFHAIGLNYRDHAAETGARVPTEPMLFTKSVHAICGPNDDVIRPRGSTKLDWEAELGIVIGTTGKYIAEANAFEHVAGYCVVNDVSEREFQKDREGQFVKGKSGDHFGPIGPWLVTRDEVPDPQKLRIWLEVDGERRQNGTTADMIFGVRFLVSYLSRFMTLHAGDIITTGTPAGVGQGMTPETYLQPGQRIRLGVEGLGEQSQLVVQDA, from the coding sequence ATGCGATTGCTGCGCTATGGCCCCAAGGGTCTGGAGAAGCCCGGGATCATCGACCGGCACGGCGCCATACGCGACCTGTCGGGCGTGATCCGCGATCTGACCCCCTCGGCCCTGTCCGATGGTGCCCTGGCGCAGCTTCGTTCGCTGGATGTTGAATCGCTGCCGCTGGTGCCGGGCAAGCAGCGCGTCGGCCCCTGCGTCGCCGGCACCGGCATGTTCCACGCCATCGGTCTCAACTACCGCGACCACGCGGCCGAGACCGGCGCGCGGGTGCCGACCGAGCCGATGCTGTTCACCAAGTCGGTCCACGCGATCTGCGGGCCCAACGACGACGTCATCCGGCCGCGCGGCTCGACCAAGCTGGACTGGGAGGCCGAGTTGGGCATCGTCATCGGCACGACGGGAAAATACATCGCCGAGGCCAACGCCTTCGAGCATGTGGCCGGCTATTGCGTGGTCAACGATGTTTCCGAACGGGAATTCCAGAAGGACCGCGAGGGCCAGTTCGTCAAGGGCAAGTCGGGTGACCATTTCGGCCCGATCGGCCCGTGGCTGGTGACCCGCGACGAGGTTCCCGATCCGCAAAAGTTGCGGATCTGGCTGGAAGTGGATGGCGAGCGCCGGCAGAACGGCACCACCGCCGACATGATCTTCGGGGTGCGGTTCCTGGTCAGCTATCTCAGCCGCTTCATGACGCTGCATGCCGGCGACATCATCACCACCGGCACGCCGGCGGGTGTAGGCCAGGGCATGACGCCGGAAACCTACCTTCAGCCTGGGCAGCGGATCCGCCTGGGCGTCGAGGGTCTGGGCGAACAGAGCCAGTTGGTGGTGCAGGACGCATAG
- a CDS encoding TetR/AcrR family transcriptional regulator: protein MADGDGRQVERRQGIQAEAWRLMAERGYDGVTMRELSKRTGISTRTLYEIYGGKDALLGEAFRGRLEIVFERIEAAIDGKGVDRLIQMNGAIVDSIARSENFSRAYASVLASNRISIYTIETPVKHFLGCLEQMREAGDFLPWVDLELTARRLLMGQHALMIQWGNGTISIANLEGLYMLAMCEMLIPLTSGDTRDALQARLQTLHRQFTGKATF from the coding sequence ATGGCGGATGGCGACGGCAGACAGGTCGAACGGCGGCAGGGTATTCAGGCGGAGGCCTGGCGACTTATGGCCGAGCGTGGCTATGACGGCGTCACCATGCGCGAATTGTCCAAGCGGACCGGCATCTCCACCCGAACGCTCTATGAAATATATGGCGGCAAGGACGCGCTGCTTGGCGAAGCGTTCCGCGGCCGACTGGAGATCGTTTTCGAGCGAATCGAGGCGGCGATCGACGGCAAGGGAGTCGATCGACTGATCCAGATGAACGGGGCGATCGTCGACAGCATCGCCAGAAGCGAGAATTTTTCCCGCGCCTATGCGTCGGTTCTCGCCTCCAACAGAATCTCGATCTACACCATCGAAACGCCTGTGAAGCACTTCCTCGGGTGTCTTGAGCAGATGCGCGAGGCGGGGGATTTCCTGCCCTGGGTCGATCTGGAACTGACGGCGCGCCGGCTGCTGATGGGGCAACACGCCCTGATGATCCAGTGGGGAAACGGCACCATATCCATCGCCAACCTTGAGGGGCTGTACATGCTGGCCATGTGCGAAATGCTCATTCCCCTGACCAGCGGCGACACCCGCGACGCGCTGCAGGCCCGGCTGCAGACACTGCACCGGCAATTCACCGGGAAAGCAACGTTTTGA